A region from the Drosophila bipectinata strain 14024-0381.07 chromosome 3R, DbipHiC1v2, whole genome shotgun sequence genome encodes:
- the gish gene encoding casein kinase I isoform X1: MLRKYLSMKKDYKGDDGGGPQTTTAGASAGNVANATTALAGGKSSSNNMYSTRQSVSTTTGVLMVGPNFRVGKKIGCGNFGELRLGKNLYNNEHVAIKMEPMKSKAPQLHLEYRFYKLLGSHADNAPDGIPRIYHLGTCGGRYNAMVLELLGLSLEDLFNICARKFSLKTVLMIAKQLLHRIEYVHSRHLIYRDVKPENFLIGRTSTKREKIIHIIDFGLAKEYIDLDTNRHIPYREHKSLTGTARYMSINTHMGREQSRRDDLEALGHMFMYFLRGSLPWQGLKADTLKERYQKIGDTKRATPIEVLCDGHPEEFATYLRYVRRLDFFETPDYDFLRRLFQDLFDRKGYTDEGEFDWTGKTMSTPVGSLQTGHEVIISPNKDRHNLAKQNAKGGVAAWPDVPKPGATLGNLTPADRHGSVQVVSSTNGELNPDDPTAGHSNTPITQQPEVEVVDETNGSLYSRCCCFFKRKKKKSTRQK, from the exons ATGTTGCGCAAATATCTATCCATGAAAAAGGACTACAAGGGTGATGA TGGAGGTGGCCCACAAACGACAACTGCCGGTGCATCTGCTGGTAATGTGGCAAATGCCACCACAGCCCTAGCCGGTGGTAAAAGCTCAAGCAATAACATGTATTCCACCCGCCAATCTGTAAGCACCACAACCGGTGTACTTATGGTCGGACCAAATTTTCGTGTTGGTAAAAAAATTGGCTGTGGTAATTTTGGCGAATTGCGTTTAG gCAAAAATCTTTACAACAATGAACATGTAGCAATAAAAATGGAGCCTATGAAGTCAAAGGCTCCGCAACTACACTTAGAGTATAGGTTTTATAAACTATTAGGATCACATG CCGATAACGCCCCAGATGGCATACCACGCATTTATCATTTGGGCACTTGCGGTGGCCGTTACAATGCCATGGTTTTAGAGTTATTGGGATTATCATTAGAAGATCTCTTCAATATTTGCGCCCGTAAATTTTCACTTAAGACTGTATTGATGATAGCGAAACAACTT CTCCACCGGATCGAATATGTTCATAGTCGGCACTTAATATATAGGGATGTGAAACCAGAGAACTTTCTCATCGGCAGAACGTCAACAAAACGtgaaaaaattatacatataattG ATTTCGGTTTGGCCAAAGAATACATTGATTTAGATACAAATAGGCATATACCATATCGGGAACATAAATCCCTTACTGGAACGGCACGTTATATGTCAATCAATACGCATATGGGACGAGAACAGTCGCGGCGCGATGATCTGGAGGCACTGGGTCAcatgtttatgtatttcttaAGAGGTTCACTGCCGTGGCAAGGCCTTAAGGCTGATACACTCAAGGAGAGATATCAAAAAATCGGTGATACAAAACGAGCAACGCCTATTGAG GTGCTTTGTGATGGACATCCAGAAGAGTTTGCGACATATTTGCGTTATGTGCGGAGATTAGATTTCTTCGAAACTCCCGATTATGACTTTCTGCGAAGACTGTTTCAAGACTTATTTGATCGTAAGGGATACACCGACGAGGGCGAGTTCGACTGGACAGGGAAGACAATG TCAACGCCCGTCGGATCTCTGCAAACTGGCCATGAAGTCATCATTTCACCAAATAAAGATCGACATAATCTTGCAAAG CAAAATGCCAAAGGAGGTGTTGCTGCGTGGCCTGATGTGCCAAAGCCGGGGGCAACTTTAGGCAATTTAACACCGGCCGATCGGCATGGTTCAGTGCAG GTTGTGAGTTCGACGAACGGCGAACTAAATCCGGACGATCCcacggccggacactcaaacACGCCCATCACACAACAGCCGGAAGTGGAAGTGGTCGATGAAACAAA TGGTTCCTTATATTCCAgatgttgttgtttctttaaacgaaagaagaagaaatcgACGCGCCAAAAATGA
- the gish gene encoding casein kinase I isoform X6, which produces MLRKYLSMKKDYKGDDGGGPQTTTAGASAGNVANATTALAGGKSSSNNMYSTRQSVSTTTGVLMVGPNFRVGKKIGCGNFGELRLGKNLYNNEHVAIKMEPMKSKAPQLHLEYRFYKLLGSHADNAPDGIPRIYHLGTCGGRYNAMVLELLGLSLEDLFNICARKFSLKTVLMIAKQLLHRIEYVHSRHLIYRDVKPENFLIGRTSTKREKIIHIIDFGLAKEYIDLDTNRHIPYREHKSLTGTARYMSINTHMGREQSRRDDLEALGHMFMYFLRGSLPWQGLKADTLKERYQKIGDTKRATPIEVLCDGHPEEFATYLRYVRRLDFFETPDYDFLRRLFQDLFDRKGYTDEGEFDWTGKTMSTPVGSLQTGHEVIISPNKDRHNLAKVVSSTNGELNPDDPTAGHSNTPITQQPEVEVVDETNGSLYSRCCCFFKRKKKKSTRQK; this is translated from the exons ATGTTGCGCAAATATCTATCCATGAAAAAGGACTACAAGGGTGATGA TGGAGGTGGCCCACAAACGACAACTGCCGGTGCATCTGCTGGTAATGTGGCAAATGCCACCACAGCCCTAGCCGGTGGTAAAAGCTCAAGCAATAACATGTATTCCACCCGCCAATCTGTAAGCACCACAACCGGTGTACTTATGGTCGGACCAAATTTTCGTGTTGGTAAAAAAATTGGCTGTGGTAATTTTGGCGAATTGCGTTTAG gCAAAAATCTTTACAACAATGAACATGTAGCAATAAAAATGGAGCCTATGAAGTCAAAGGCTCCGCAACTACACTTAGAGTATAGGTTTTATAAACTATTAGGATCACATG CCGATAACGCCCCAGATGGCATACCACGCATTTATCATTTGGGCACTTGCGGTGGCCGTTACAATGCCATGGTTTTAGAGTTATTGGGATTATCATTAGAAGATCTCTTCAATATTTGCGCCCGTAAATTTTCACTTAAGACTGTATTGATGATAGCGAAACAACTT CTCCACCGGATCGAATATGTTCATAGTCGGCACTTAATATATAGGGATGTGAAACCAGAGAACTTTCTCATCGGCAGAACGTCAACAAAACGtgaaaaaattatacatataattG ATTTCGGTTTGGCCAAAGAATACATTGATTTAGATACAAATAGGCATATACCATATCGGGAACATAAATCCCTTACTGGAACGGCACGTTATATGTCAATCAATACGCATATGGGACGAGAACAGTCGCGGCGCGATGATCTGGAGGCACTGGGTCAcatgtttatgtatttcttaAGAGGTTCACTGCCGTGGCAAGGCCTTAAGGCTGATACACTCAAGGAGAGATATCAAAAAATCGGTGATACAAAACGAGCAACGCCTATTGAG GTGCTTTGTGATGGACATCCAGAAGAGTTTGCGACATATTTGCGTTATGTGCGGAGATTAGATTTCTTCGAAACTCCCGATTATGACTTTCTGCGAAGACTGTTTCAAGACTTATTTGATCGTAAGGGATACACCGACGAGGGCGAGTTCGACTGGACAGGGAAGACAATG TCAACGCCCGTCGGATCTCTGCAAACTGGCCATGAAGTCATCATTTCACCAAATAAAGATCGACATAATCTTGCAAAG GTTGTGAGTTCGACGAACGGCGAACTAAATCCGGACGATCCcacggccggacactcaaacACGCCCATCACACAACAGCCGGAAGTGGAAGTGGTCGATGAAACAAA TGGTTCCTTATATTCCAgatgttgttgtttctttaaacgaaagaagaagaaatcgACGCGCCAAAAATGA
- the gish gene encoding casein kinase I isoform X2 has protein sequence MLRKYLSMKKDYKGDDGGGPQTTTAGASAGNVANATTALAGGKSSSNNMYSTRQSVSTTTGVLMVGPNFRVGKKIGCGNFGELRLGKNLYNNEHVAIKMEPMKSKAPQLHLEYRFYKLLGSHAEGVPEVYYFGPCGKYNALVMELLGPSLEDLFDICGRRFTLKSVLLIAIQLLHRIEYVHSRHLIYRDVKPENFLIGRTSTKREKIIHIIDFGLAKEYIDLDTNRHIPYREHKSLTGTARYMSINTHMGREQSRRDDLEALGHMFMYFLRGSLPWQGLKADTLKERYQKIGDTKRATPIEVLCDGHPEEFATYLRYVRRLDFFETPDYDFLRRLFQDLFDRKGYTDEGEFDWTGKTMSTPVGSLQTGHEVIISPNKDRHNLAKQNAKGGVAAWPDVPKPGATLGNLTPADRHGSVQVVSSTNGELNPDDPTAGHSNTPITQQPEVEVVDETNGSLYSRCCCFFKRKKKKSTRQK, from the exons ATGTTGCGCAAATATCTATCCATGAAAAAGGACTACAAGGGTGATGA TGGAGGTGGCCCACAAACGACAACTGCCGGTGCATCTGCTGGTAATGTGGCAAATGCCACCACAGCCCTAGCCGGTGGTAAAAGCTCAAGCAATAACATGTATTCCACCCGCCAATCTGTAAGCACCACAACCGGTGTACTTATGGTCGGACCAAATTTTCGTGTTGGTAAAAAAATTGGCTGTGGTAATTTTGGCGAATTGCGTTTAG gCAAAAATCTTTACAACAATGAACATGTAGCAATAAAAATGGAGCCTATGAAGTCAAAGGCTCCGCAACTACACTTAGAGTATAGGTTTTATAAACTATTAGGATCACATG CAGAGGGTGTACCAGAAGTATATTACTTCGGCCCTTGCGGCAAATACAATGCTCTTGTTATGGAGTTGCTTGGTCCATCACTCGAAGATTTATTCGATATTTGCGGCAGACGTTTCACTTTGAAGAGCGTACTACTGATAGCTATACAATTA CTCCACCGGATCGAATATGTTCATAGTCGGCACTTAATATATAGGGATGTGAAACCAGAGAACTTTCTCATCGGCAGAACGTCAACAAAACGtgaaaaaattatacatataattG ATTTCGGTTTGGCCAAAGAATACATTGATTTAGATACAAATAGGCATATACCATATCGGGAACATAAATCCCTTACTGGAACGGCACGTTATATGTCAATCAATACGCATATGGGACGAGAACAGTCGCGGCGCGATGATCTGGAGGCACTGGGTCAcatgtttatgtatttcttaAGAGGTTCACTGCCGTGGCAAGGCCTTAAGGCTGATACACTCAAGGAGAGATATCAAAAAATCGGTGATACAAAACGAGCAACGCCTATTGAG GTGCTTTGTGATGGACATCCAGAAGAGTTTGCGACATATTTGCGTTATGTGCGGAGATTAGATTTCTTCGAAACTCCCGATTATGACTTTCTGCGAAGACTGTTTCAAGACTTATTTGATCGTAAGGGATACACCGACGAGGGCGAGTTCGACTGGACAGGGAAGACAATG TCAACGCCCGTCGGATCTCTGCAAACTGGCCATGAAGTCATCATTTCACCAAATAAAGATCGACATAATCTTGCAAAG CAAAATGCCAAAGGAGGTGTTGCTGCGTGGCCTGATGTGCCAAAGCCGGGGGCAACTTTAGGCAATTTAACACCGGCCGATCGGCATGGTTCAGTGCAG GTTGTGAGTTCGACGAACGGCGAACTAAATCCGGACGATCCcacggccggacactcaaacACGCCCATCACACAACAGCCGGAAGTGGAAGTGGTCGATGAAACAAA TGGTTCCTTATATTCCAgatgttgttgtttctttaaacgaaagaagaagaaatcgACGCGCCAAAAATGA
- the gish gene encoding casein kinase I isoform X14, producing MLRKYLSMKKDYKGDDGGGPQTTTAGASAGNVANATTALAGGKSSSNNMYSTRQSVSTTTGVLMVGPNFRVGKKIGCGNFGELRLGKNLYNNEHVAIKMEPMKSKAPQLHLEYRFYKLLGSHADNAPDGIPRIYHLGTCGGRYNAMVLELLGLSLEDLFNICARKFSLKTVLMIAKQLLHRIEYVHSRHLIYRDVKPENFLIGRTSTKREKIIHIIDFGLAKEYIDLDTNRHIPYREHKSLTGTARYMSINTHMGREQSRRDDLEALGHMFMYFLRGSLPWQGLKADTLKERYQKIGDTKRATPIEVLCDGHPEEFATYLRYVRRLDFFETPDYDFLRRLFQDLFDRKGYTDEGEFDWTGKTMET from the exons ATGTTGCGCAAATATCTATCCATGAAAAAGGACTACAAGGGTGATGA TGGAGGTGGCCCACAAACGACAACTGCCGGTGCATCTGCTGGTAATGTGGCAAATGCCACCACAGCCCTAGCCGGTGGTAAAAGCTCAAGCAATAACATGTATTCCACCCGCCAATCTGTAAGCACCACAACCGGTGTACTTATGGTCGGACCAAATTTTCGTGTTGGTAAAAAAATTGGCTGTGGTAATTTTGGCGAATTGCGTTTAG gCAAAAATCTTTACAACAATGAACATGTAGCAATAAAAATGGAGCCTATGAAGTCAAAGGCTCCGCAACTACACTTAGAGTATAGGTTTTATAAACTATTAGGATCACATG CCGATAACGCCCCAGATGGCATACCACGCATTTATCATTTGGGCACTTGCGGTGGCCGTTACAATGCCATGGTTTTAGAGTTATTGGGATTATCATTAGAAGATCTCTTCAATATTTGCGCCCGTAAATTTTCACTTAAGACTGTATTGATGATAGCGAAACAACTT CTCCACCGGATCGAATATGTTCATAGTCGGCACTTAATATATAGGGATGTGAAACCAGAGAACTTTCTCATCGGCAGAACGTCAACAAAACGtgaaaaaattatacatataattG ATTTCGGTTTGGCCAAAGAATACATTGATTTAGATACAAATAGGCATATACCATATCGGGAACATAAATCCCTTACTGGAACGGCACGTTATATGTCAATCAATACGCATATGGGACGAGAACAGTCGCGGCGCGATGATCTGGAGGCACTGGGTCAcatgtttatgtatttcttaAGAGGTTCACTGCCGTGGCAAGGCCTTAAGGCTGATACACTCAAGGAGAGATATCAAAAAATCGGTGATACAAAACGAGCAACGCCTATTGAG GTGCTTTGTGATGGACATCCAGAAGAGTTTGCGACATATTTGCGTTATGTGCGGAGATTAGATTTCTTCGAAACTCCCGATTATGACTTTCTGCGAAGACTGTTTCAAGACTTATTTGATCGTAAGGGATACACCGACGAGGGCGAGTTCGACTGGACAGGGAAGACAATG GAGACATAG
- the gish gene encoding casein kinase I isoform X3, translating into MLRKYLSMKKDYKGDDGGGPQTTTAGASAGNVANATTALAGGKSSSNNMYSTRQSVSTTTGVLMVGPNFRVGKKIGCGNFGELRLGKNLYNNEHVAIKMEPMKSKAPQLHLEYRFYKLLGSHADNAPDGIPRIYHLGTCGGRYNAMVLELLGLSLEDLFNICARKFSLKTVLMIAKQLLHRIEYVHSRHLIYRDVKPENFLIGRTSTKREKIIHIIDFGLAKEYIDLDTNRHIPYREHKSLTGTARYMSINTHMGREQSRRDDLEALGHMFMYFLRGSLPWQGLKADTLKERYQKIGDTKRATPIEVLCDGHPEEFATYLRYVRRLDFFETPDYDFLRRLFQDLFDRKGYTDEGEFDWTGKTMSTPVGSLQTGHEVIISPNKDRHNLAKQNAKGGVAAWPDVPKPGATLGNLTPADRHGSVQVVSSTNGELNPDDPTAGHSNTPITQQPEVEVVDETKCCCFFKRKKKKSTRQK; encoded by the exons ATGTTGCGCAAATATCTATCCATGAAAAAGGACTACAAGGGTGATGA TGGAGGTGGCCCACAAACGACAACTGCCGGTGCATCTGCTGGTAATGTGGCAAATGCCACCACAGCCCTAGCCGGTGGTAAAAGCTCAAGCAATAACATGTATTCCACCCGCCAATCTGTAAGCACCACAACCGGTGTACTTATGGTCGGACCAAATTTTCGTGTTGGTAAAAAAATTGGCTGTGGTAATTTTGGCGAATTGCGTTTAG gCAAAAATCTTTACAACAATGAACATGTAGCAATAAAAATGGAGCCTATGAAGTCAAAGGCTCCGCAACTACACTTAGAGTATAGGTTTTATAAACTATTAGGATCACATG CCGATAACGCCCCAGATGGCATACCACGCATTTATCATTTGGGCACTTGCGGTGGCCGTTACAATGCCATGGTTTTAGAGTTATTGGGATTATCATTAGAAGATCTCTTCAATATTTGCGCCCGTAAATTTTCACTTAAGACTGTATTGATGATAGCGAAACAACTT CTCCACCGGATCGAATATGTTCATAGTCGGCACTTAATATATAGGGATGTGAAACCAGAGAACTTTCTCATCGGCAGAACGTCAACAAAACGtgaaaaaattatacatataattG ATTTCGGTTTGGCCAAAGAATACATTGATTTAGATACAAATAGGCATATACCATATCGGGAACATAAATCCCTTACTGGAACGGCACGTTATATGTCAATCAATACGCATATGGGACGAGAACAGTCGCGGCGCGATGATCTGGAGGCACTGGGTCAcatgtttatgtatttcttaAGAGGTTCACTGCCGTGGCAAGGCCTTAAGGCTGATACACTCAAGGAGAGATATCAAAAAATCGGTGATACAAAACGAGCAACGCCTATTGAG GTGCTTTGTGATGGACATCCAGAAGAGTTTGCGACATATTTGCGTTATGTGCGGAGATTAGATTTCTTCGAAACTCCCGATTATGACTTTCTGCGAAGACTGTTTCAAGACTTATTTGATCGTAAGGGATACACCGACGAGGGCGAGTTCGACTGGACAGGGAAGACAATG TCAACGCCCGTCGGATCTCTGCAAACTGGCCATGAAGTCATCATTTCACCAAATAAAGATCGACATAATCTTGCAAAG CAAAATGCCAAAGGAGGTGTTGCTGCGTGGCCTGATGTGCCAAAGCCGGGGGCAACTTTAGGCAATTTAACACCGGCCGATCGGCATGGTTCAGTGCAG GTTGTGAGTTCGACGAACGGCGAACTAAATCCGGACGATCCcacggccggacactcaaacACGCCCATCACACAACAGCCGGAAGTGGAAGTGGTCGATGAAACAAA atgttgttgtttctttaaacgaaagaagaagaaatcgACGCGCCAAAAATGA
- the gish gene encoding casein kinase I isoform X12 translates to MLRKYLSMKKDYKGDDGGGPQTTTAGASAGNVANATTALAGGKSSSNNMYSTRQSVSTTTGVLMVGPNFRVGKKIGCGNFGELRLGKNLYNNEHVAIKMEPMKSKAPQLHLEYRFYKLLGSHADNAPDGIPRIYHLGTCGGRYNAMVLELLGLSLEDLFNICARKFSLKTVLMIAKQLLHRIEYVHSRHLIYRDVKPENFLIGRTSTKREKIIHIIDFGLAKEYIDLDTNRHIPYREHKSLTGTARYMSINTHMGREQSRRDDLEALGHMFMYFLRGSLPWQGLKADTLKERYQKIGDTKRATPIEVLCDGHPEEFATYLRYVRRLDFFETPDYDFLRRLFQDLFDRKGYTDEGEFDWTGKTMVVSSTNGELNPDDPTAGHSNTPITQQPEVEVVDETNGSLYSRCCCFFKRKKKKSTRQK, encoded by the exons ATGTTGCGCAAATATCTATCCATGAAAAAGGACTACAAGGGTGATGA TGGAGGTGGCCCACAAACGACAACTGCCGGTGCATCTGCTGGTAATGTGGCAAATGCCACCACAGCCCTAGCCGGTGGTAAAAGCTCAAGCAATAACATGTATTCCACCCGCCAATCTGTAAGCACCACAACCGGTGTACTTATGGTCGGACCAAATTTTCGTGTTGGTAAAAAAATTGGCTGTGGTAATTTTGGCGAATTGCGTTTAG gCAAAAATCTTTACAACAATGAACATGTAGCAATAAAAATGGAGCCTATGAAGTCAAAGGCTCCGCAACTACACTTAGAGTATAGGTTTTATAAACTATTAGGATCACATG CCGATAACGCCCCAGATGGCATACCACGCATTTATCATTTGGGCACTTGCGGTGGCCGTTACAATGCCATGGTTTTAGAGTTATTGGGATTATCATTAGAAGATCTCTTCAATATTTGCGCCCGTAAATTTTCACTTAAGACTGTATTGATGATAGCGAAACAACTT CTCCACCGGATCGAATATGTTCATAGTCGGCACTTAATATATAGGGATGTGAAACCAGAGAACTTTCTCATCGGCAGAACGTCAACAAAACGtgaaaaaattatacatataattG ATTTCGGTTTGGCCAAAGAATACATTGATTTAGATACAAATAGGCATATACCATATCGGGAACATAAATCCCTTACTGGAACGGCACGTTATATGTCAATCAATACGCATATGGGACGAGAACAGTCGCGGCGCGATGATCTGGAGGCACTGGGTCAcatgtttatgtatttcttaAGAGGTTCACTGCCGTGGCAAGGCCTTAAGGCTGATACACTCAAGGAGAGATATCAAAAAATCGGTGATACAAAACGAGCAACGCCTATTGAG GTGCTTTGTGATGGACATCCAGAAGAGTTTGCGACATATTTGCGTTATGTGCGGAGATTAGATTTCTTCGAAACTCCCGATTATGACTTTCTGCGAAGACTGTTTCAAGACTTATTTGATCGTAAGGGATACACCGACGAGGGCGAGTTCGACTGGACAGGGAAGACAATG GTTGTGAGTTCGACGAACGGCGAACTAAATCCGGACGATCCcacggccggacactcaaacACGCCCATCACACAACAGCCGGAAGTGGAAGTGGTCGATGAAACAAA TGGTTCCTTATATTCCAgatgttgttgtttctttaaacgaaagaagaagaaatcgACGCGCCAAAAATGA
- the gish gene encoding casein kinase I isoform X7 has protein sequence MLRKYLSMKKDYKGDDGGGPQTTTAGASAGNVANATTALAGGKSSSNNMYSTRQSVSTTTGVLMVGPNFRVGKKIGCGNFGELRLGKNLYNNEHVAIKMEPMKSKAPQLHLEYRFYKLLGSHADNAPDGIPRIYHLGTCGGRYNAMVLELLGLSLEDLFNICARKFSLKTVLMIAKQLLHRIEYVHSRHLIYRDVKPENFLIGRTSTKREKIIHIIDFGLAKEYIDLDTNRHIPYREHKSLTGTARYMSINTHMGREQSRRDDLEALGHMFMYFLRGSLPWQGLKADTLKERYQKIGDTKRATPIEVLCDGHPEEFATYLRYVRRLDFFETPDYDFLRRLFQDLFDRKGYTDEGEFDWTGKTMSTPVGSLQTGHEVIISPNKDRHNLAKVVSSTNGELNPDDPTAGHSNTPITQQPEVEVVDETKCCCFFKRKKKKSTRQK, from the exons ATGTTGCGCAAATATCTATCCATGAAAAAGGACTACAAGGGTGATGA TGGAGGTGGCCCACAAACGACAACTGCCGGTGCATCTGCTGGTAATGTGGCAAATGCCACCACAGCCCTAGCCGGTGGTAAAAGCTCAAGCAATAACATGTATTCCACCCGCCAATCTGTAAGCACCACAACCGGTGTACTTATGGTCGGACCAAATTTTCGTGTTGGTAAAAAAATTGGCTGTGGTAATTTTGGCGAATTGCGTTTAG gCAAAAATCTTTACAACAATGAACATGTAGCAATAAAAATGGAGCCTATGAAGTCAAAGGCTCCGCAACTACACTTAGAGTATAGGTTTTATAAACTATTAGGATCACATG CCGATAACGCCCCAGATGGCATACCACGCATTTATCATTTGGGCACTTGCGGTGGCCGTTACAATGCCATGGTTTTAGAGTTATTGGGATTATCATTAGAAGATCTCTTCAATATTTGCGCCCGTAAATTTTCACTTAAGACTGTATTGATGATAGCGAAACAACTT CTCCACCGGATCGAATATGTTCATAGTCGGCACTTAATATATAGGGATGTGAAACCAGAGAACTTTCTCATCGGCAGAACGTCAACAAAACGtgaaaaaattatacatataattG ATTTCGGTTTGGCCAAAGAATACATTGATTTAGATACAAATAGGCATATACCATATCGGGAACATAAATCCCTTACTGGAACGGCACGTTATATGTCAATCAATACGCATATGGGACGAGAACAGTCGCGGCGCGATGATCTGGAGGCACTGGGTCAcatgtttatgtatttcttaAGAGGTTCACTGCCGTGGCAAGGCCTTAAGGCTGATACACTCAAGGAGAGATATCAAAAAATCGGTGATACAAAACGAGCAACGCCTATTGAG GTGCTTTGTGATGGACATCCAGAAGAGTTTGCGACATATTTGCGTTATGTGCGGAGATTAGATTTCTTCGAAACTCCCGATTATGACTTTCTGCGAAGACTGTTTCAAGACTTATTTGATCGTAAGGGATACACCGACGAGGGCGAGTTCGACTGGACAGGGAAGACAATG TCAACGCCCGTCGGATCTCTGCAAACTGGCCATGAAGTCATCATTTCACCAAATAAAGATCGACATAATCTTGCAAAG GTTGTGAGTTCGACGAACGGCGAACTAAATCCGGACGATCCcacggccggacactcaaacACGCCCATCACACAACAGCCGGAAGTGGAAGTGGTCGATGAAACAAA atgttgttgtttctttaaacgaaagaagaagaaatcgACGCGCCAAAAATGA
- the gish gene encoding casein kinase I isoform X13, with amino-acid sequence MLRKYLSMKKDYKGDDGGGPQTTTAGASAGNVANATTALAGGKSSSNNMYSTRQSVSTTTGVLMVGPNFRVGKKIGCGNFGELRLGKNLYNNEHVAIKMEPMKSKAPQLHLEYRFYKLLGSHADNAPDGIPRIYHLGTCGGRYNAMVLELLGLSLEDLFNICARKFSLKTVLMIAKQLLHRIEYVHSRHLIYRDVKPENFLIGRTSTKREKIIHIIDFGLAKEYIDLDTNRHIPYREHKSLTGTARYMSINTHMGREQSRRDDLEALGHMFMYFLRGSLPWQGLKADTLKERYQKIGDTKRATPIEVLCDGHPEEFATYLRYVRRLDFFETPDYDFLRRLFQDLFDRKGYTDEGEFDWTGKTMVVSSTNGELNPDDPTAGHSNTPITQQPEVEVVDETKCCCFFKRKKKKSTRQK; translated from the exons ATGTTGCGCAAATATCTATCCATGAAAAAGGACTACAAGGGTGATGA TGGAGGTGGCCCACAAACGACAACTGCCGGTGCATCTGCTGGTAATGTGGCAAATGCCACCACAGCCCTAGCCGGTGGTAAAAGCTCAAGCAATAACATGTATTCCACCCGCCAATCTGTAAGCACCACAACCGGTGTACTTATGGTCGGACCAAATTTTCGTGTTGGTAAAAAAATTGGCTGTGGTAATTTTGGCGAATTGCGTTTAG gCAAAAATCTTTACAACAATGAACATGTAGCAATAAAAATGGAGCCTATGAAGTCAAAGGCTCCGCAACTACACTTAGAGTATAGGTTTTATAAACTATTAGGATCACATG CCGATAACGCCCCAGATGGCATACCACGCATTTATCATTTGGGCACTTGCGGTGGCCGTTACAATGCCATGGTTTTAGAGTTATTGGGATTATCATTAGAAGATCTCTTCAATATTTGCGCCCGTAAATTTTCACTTAAGACTGTATTGATGATAGCGAAACAACTT CTCCACCGGATCGAATATGTTCATAGTCGGCACTTAATATATAGGGATGTGAAACCAGAGAACTTTCTCATCGGCAGAACGTCAACAAAACGtgaaaaaattatacatataattG ATTTCGGTTTGGCCAAAGAATACATTGATTTAGATACAAATAGGCATATACCATATCGGGAACATAAATCCCTTACTGGAACGGCACGTTATATGTCAATCAATACGCATATGGGACGAGAACAGTCGCGGCGCGATGATCTGGAGGCACTGGGTCAcatgtttatgtatttcttaAGAGGTTCACTGCCGTGGCAAGGCCTTAAGGCTGATACACTCAAGGAGAGATATCAAAAAATCGGTGATACAAAACGAGCAACGCCTATTGAG GTGCTTTGTGATGGACATCCAGAAGAGTTTGCGACATATTTGCGTTATGTGCGGAGATTAGATTTCTTCGAAACTCCCGATTATGACTTTCTGCGAAGACTGTTTCAAGACTTATTTGATCGTAAGGGATACACCGACGAGGGCGAGTTCGACTGGACAGGGAAGACAATG GTTGTGAGTTCGACGAACGGCGAACTAAATCCGGACGATCCcacggccggacactcaaacACGCCCATCACACAACAGCCGGAAGTGGAAGTGGTCGATGAAACAAA atgttgttgtttctttaaacgaaagaagaagaaatcgACGCGCCAAAAATGA